The genome window CAAACCATGGCAGACTAGCTACCCCTTAGCCTGACTAGACTGCCACTATCCGTGCTAGTGTTTATACCGAGTGTTCtttcgaagaagctgaacATGATTTCATTGTGACCAGTGCAAAGGAAAGGTGCTGGCCTTGGGGATATAACAGCTCAAGATCACTAACAAGCTTGCTGCCTGGCTTCATAAACGTAGTGCTCATTGGCGTGATACCAAACAGGAGCGGGCATCCTTCCGGATCCACAAGGAACGCTCCGGGGAATGTGTCCGCAGCGGCGTTCCCGTTGATCGTCGGGGGACTTGCCCGGATCAGTTAGGGTTCGTGAGAGAAGCGCTGGTAAGCTTCCGGTGTTGTTCCGGTGGGCCGTGGCGGGATCATCTGGCGAACAAGATCCGGCCGGGCCATCGCCGAGATATATGAAATTGAGATTAGAATCCAGATGTAATCAGAACCTGTCATTTGAGTTTTGTAGTATTACCAGCGGTTGAATCAAACCATACGGTAGAAAGAAAACTTTTCGATTTCAACCCCACTGTGGGCAGAAGTCAGGAAGGAATAGCATCCTGGCCATACTCCATACTACTCGCCAATAAACGTAGTTCGGGCTCCATTACGCCAGCGACGAATGCGCAGGCACTTGCGACACTGATGCAGGCGATAGGCCGGTGCGGTGGAGACCGCCAACGTCGACCTGTTACTGCGCCAGGATCATGAAAACGGAAAGAGGTGGCGTGTccatgcagcagcaataacGACTCCAACCGATGAACGGCCAAATCAGATTTCGCGCTTGACCAGGGCCACGGGCGGCACATAAGTTTTCCGCCCGTACAATGCATAGTAGATGATGGAAAAAATCAACATGCCGCCATACATGAGTGAGCTCCAGTTCATGTTCTCGGGATCCACAGTCGAGTAAAGGGGGAACATAACGAAAACGAACTCCGGGATGAGGAAAGCCAGGGCCCCGAGGTTTACCCAAAGTCCCCATCGGCCTAGTGACCACCGATGTGGGGGTAATGGTTCCCCGCGAATTCTTTTCCATGCGACACAGGAAACAGTGACGATGTAGGAATTCAACAATGCTCCGACAGTGAGGGTAATCAATGCATCCAGGGCGACAGTCGAGCCGATGTTGATGAGTGATAGCAGCATCGTAAGTACGAGGGACACCAGAACAGCGTTGAGGGGGATGTTCCAATTGGGATTGACCTGTTGCCCATCAGTACTGGTATATTAAAGCTGAAACTAATCAAGAAGTGGGAACCCTTACATGACCGAAAAAGCTAGCCAGTGGGACGCCCCCATCACGGGCGAATGACCAAAGTTGACGCGACGCAGTAGCGACCTCAGTAATAACACTGGCAATAAGCGACATGGTCACAATTGCAGTCATTGCGTTTGTAGCTGCGTAGCTTTTGGTGGCGTTGAAAAAGACCTGAATGAAAGGATACCCAGTAGCGGAGTCGAGGACCTCATCCACGTCACCTAAGGTGAAACACAATGTGACCATAACGACAAAGGCCAAGACCCCGTTCAAGGAGCACGCCGCCATGATAGCTTTGGGGAGGGTCGTGGAAGCGTCTCGAACTTCCTCGGCTGCGTACTGTATTAGCATGTCTAAATGATCGAGCCAGAGCCTTTACTCACACATATGGACAGTGCAGTCGTAGCCAATCATGGCAGTAATAGCAGTGATTAGACCAACCATCGTTGCAGTGCCATTGCTATTCCAATCGCCCCCGTTTGTAAACTGGGTGAAAACTGACTTTGCATCCTTGATGGGTGCCAAAACCCACAAGGGTATAATCACAATGAAGAACCCAGCCACGTGGAGGATCAAGATAAAGGCTTCAACGAGAGGGAGCTTCTTGGCGAGGAAGGTGTTGAAGAGAACGGAGAAAAGGGTGATGGCGATTGTAATGAGAGTACCGTGCCACCGCTCAGAAACATAATCTGGGTAATTGAGGATAACTAGTCCTTGAATGATGGTACCTGCCAGGAATGCAATTGACACAATTGCGCATTCCCAGCCCGTGGCACAGAGCCATCCTAGGTGCGACCGGGCTTGTTAGGCTCAGCCATCCTCAGCGGGTAGCTATACATACCAGTGATATAACTCAAGAACTTCTGGTACTTCCTCGGTGCAAACTATGATACCCAGTGATACTGGCCACCAGCAGTGGGTGCCCTATTGAACGATCAGCTGGTGTACAGTTTCATGATGAAGTGCGTGCACTCACATGGAAGCCATCTCCGCCAAACTGGCGAACAGAAGCAACACACCAACCGAAACCACGACAAATCCCCAGATGAAGCCAGCAGTGCCACCATCAACCAGAGGCGAGCTCATCATGCTGTCCCAgtatcagcatcatcaaaaaGTCCTAGAAAATAGTATGACTTACGTCAACATGACCTCCCATGAAGCAATTAGAGTACATCCAAAGGCGACGATTGAAATGAACCGAAAATTTCTCTGGGAACACCATTAGAAAAAGTCTATAACTGAGTAGACAGATAGCGAACCCTGAGAACTTGTTCCTTTCCCAAAGCCTGCATATCCCTTTGGTCGGCCATAGTGCCGATATACTTTTGAGCGACATGACCTTTGGCAAGCCCTTCATCGGCGAATACAGTGGAAATATTATTTCCACCCTTGGTGGTTGTGAGTTCAATATTGTCCGGCATTTCTTCGACGTcctctgtctctccttcgGGGTTTGATTCTTGCAAAGAACTGGCACGGATTTCAAGACGAGGGACGAGTGCTATATTTCAATCTAATCACTCGAGGCCCTGCATCATGCATCCGGACTAGCCAACCCACCAATTCCTGACGAGTTCCCAGAAGGGAAACTCTGCCCTTCATCTCAGTCATCGACAGGGGGTAGGGTGGCCTAGAAGCCATCGAGGCGGGTGAGAAGCTTCAGTAGCCAGATACAGCTGGCTCTAATTCGCCTTGGGTTGGCCGCGATAAGAGGAGCTTCATCAAATCCTGGGTGTTCCACTATCAAGCTTGACCCACCTGGCGTTCTGGAGCTAAGGCGTTGGCGTGGGCTAAGTGGACTAGCGTTAATCTAACGCCCTCGGGGGAGAACCGCGCCATACCATTCCATGTCGCTTGCAGTAGCATTTCGTCCGGGTATAGACTTTTCTCCGACTGTTTCAGCCTTACTAAGGCTTTTGCGTAAGAAGCCATGTCTCGGTGAGGTAAGGCTTGTCCTTTGGAAAGCTTCATTTAAAGATCTGTCGGACCCCAGTCGTTGCTTTGCTGATGGTGTATCTTGTTGTCAGTCGCTTCTCGGGCGCCTGCCACTAAAAAGTGACGAGGGACTCGTGTATTGTAACAGAAAAATTGGGTCTTCTTTTGTTTCAGCAAAAGTAAAATCTTTACTGGTGTTAGATTAAAGAGAATACCCTGGGATTGACACTTTCAATGGCGCAGTTGGCCATTACTACGTTGGTCAATGCGTCTAGAACGCATAGTGGCAGTCGTGAATCTACTCAGTAATATATCCAGCCAAGGAAGCACCATCGACAAATAGAATCAACATGACACTCCCTCCACGTGACCGTCAACAAGCATCTCATCTGCCATGAATTACTAATCCCAACGACGTCATCGCTGTCTATTCCCCGCATCACCAACACTTCTATACAGCTTCCAGAATATCTATCTGCCTTCAAAATTATCCTCGTATAACCGGGTTGTGTTAGTCGAAGAAGCACAATGGTGGAAACATACCCCATTGGTACACGCAAAGAATGCGAACGTCTCGTCAAGGACTGGGGCTTCAAGCACGTCTTTACTTGGGCGGACGGAAGGTGAGTTGACAGAAACCATGGATGCTGTACTATGTACTTTTTAGGGTCTCTTCATCTATGTCATTATTTTGTGCATTGATATTATCATAGTTTCAGTCCTCGTGGAGCTAATACTGTCCTAGCAATGCTCATTATCCACCTCACTCCCATGGTGGTGTCACAACGCATCTAATACGCCAAGGGAGTCTGACAATCACCTACCCGGATGATAACGCCAAGTTGCATAATGGGGAGGTGAAAAAGGAGACGTTCGGTGTCGGTGCACGACTGGATGTTCCGGCGGGCAAGTTGCATGAGGTGTGGATTGGAGACAGTGGATGCGAGTACGTTATTGGGGAATAGGCATGAGGCTCGTCCCTTACGGTTTATGATCACTTGAGCGATGTGTTGTATTATGAATTTGCTCTATCGTCTAATCTATAGACTTCAGGGTATCCCGCAGGCCGTCCACCATTTTTCCATATATGCAGTTTGGCATCTACTTTTTTAgttgtatattataatcaatCATTAATCGTGCTCATCTAGTGAGTAAATCGGAAATCGAGTCTGCAAGGCGATCAATTAGACGGATTATCAGGCAATCTTGCCGAAGGGAGACTCACCGCTTGTTTCCAAGATCCTTATTAGCTTCCAGatattcctccctctcttcgcTGGACATGGCATTCCAACGAGCAGCGTTGTACCTAGCCAGCACAGTTAGCATTGTAGTCGTTACTATCGGAGAATTGGTGAGCCATACTTGTTGCGCCAGATGTAATAGAACTTGGCCCCAATGAATAAAGCCATGCTGAACACAGAGATGGCAATCAGAACCTTATTACCCACACGGTAGTAAGGCTTATCTTTGTCTTGGTAGATCTGCAAGGGGGTTAGTAGTGAAGAATAGTGCGGGGTAGTATCTCACTGACCTGACTAGCAATGATACTAGAGGCCTGAACCATCATGTTGTATACCGCGCTTGCAACAGTGCGTGTACGGACCGAGCCCGCGTTTCTGGAAGTCATGGCCACGATGATTGCGTGCACGTAAGGGGCTCCAATCAAGAGAGCATTGATGATCCACCGCGCCCATGCACTGGCTCCATCTGGCAGGACTTCAAGCGCGATGAGCAAGACCAAACACCAAAATTCAGAGACGACGCCGAGAAGTAGACGCTGGTTGAAGCGTTCTGAAATCCATGTCCAGAACAGTAGGTTGATAATGAAGATGACATATGCGGGGATGGTCAGGAGGTTCGTTTCAAAGGTGCCGAATCCAAGCGACTTCAACTCCAGGGTAATGTAGTTGGTAGCAGGTGTGTTGGGAATCATCCAGGTCAGACCAAGCAGATAGATGGGCCACATGTCGTAGTCGCACAGAGCATGCCAAAGCATCTTCGGTGTGACCGCCTGACGGTTGTGCATGCTTCCCTTACTGGGATCGTCACGAAGTACACGGTTGAcaaggatcttctcctcgcgCTCGTTGAACCAACCATCTTTACCGCGGAGACCGCCCTTAGTCTGGGTGGGAGATGCAGGCATCCAGAACGCGGCGATGATCCCGATGGTTCCTGTAATAAGACCCTCAAAAGCGAACAAATAGCGCCATCCTCCAGTATAACCGCCAGAGccgtggatgtggaggaagccgaaCGCCAGAAAAGCGCCGACGATCGATGTAGCTTCGTAAGAAACCCAGAAGTAACTCAATCGTTGCGGCAGCTCTTTGGACTTgtagaagaaggacaagaagaggatAGTGTCGGCAATACTAGAATATGTTAGGAGGATTATTCCCAGGTAGTAAGGTGTAGGAAGACTTACAATCCTCCCTCcaggaggccgagaagcGCTCTGCAGGCGAAGTATCCGGCCCTGTTCTTGAGAAAGGCCTGGAATGCGGCGACGAAACTCCAGGCGATCATTTGAATGGGAATCCAGCGGTCTGGACCGACCTTCTTAGACAGTAACTGCGAAGGAAGCTCGGCAAAGAGGAAAGTGAGGTAGAAAATTGTCTGTCCGTTGTTGTAATCGTTCGTGGTCATTCCGAGGTCCCCCAGCATGCTGTCCGAGTTTGCTTGCACAATGTTGCCTCTGTCAAGCTGAAGTGCGAAAAATGTAACGCATGCGAAAGTACAAACTCGGATGTCAATCTGTTGCGATCAGCTATGGTTTAGCAGATAGGCTTGGATGATATGGTAGTTACCTTCCTGATTAgtgccttttcttcctcttccgtcCATTCGAAGTATGGATCCCAGCGATGCGCGCTCTCATACTCAGGAATCGGCTTGTAAAACCTAGGGTCTTCCGTCGTATCGAAGGCGCAGTCAGTCACCTTTGCGACTCTGTGTTCCGAGTCCGTAagtgaggatgacgatgccgatgatgtcGAGACATCAGGGTTCTTCTTGGTGTCCTCATTTGCGGAGGCCGTGTCCGCAGGGACTTCCTTGACACCGTCTGTGGTCATCTCGCCTGTATAGCAAGCTGGTGAGAGGCAGAATAACAGTGAAGGACCAGCTTCGGGTGGTTGAGTTCAAGAAATAATCAGCGACCTCAGGGGACATCGGGCCTTTTTGACGTTTCCATCAGCGATAAACAGGCGTCGAACTCCATCACGCAATTTTTTGTTAAACTGTCAGCACGATGTACTAGTTGTTAGCACGAGAGCTGTGGGTAGCTATACGTAGCCAACCGTCGCATGAGTGGGTAAGGTTCAGGCAACCTAGAACGTTGAGCGCATCGATGTGCGACATGAAATGGTTGGCGGAATGGGGCCAACGTCAACTACGGCCGAGAAGTGCCTAAAGACTGATCTTCCATGATTCAAGGGCCGCAGAATCTGATATGGCTTTACTTGCCGAAGTGCTTGATAGTGCGGGAGACTTGACCGATCTTGCGCAAAAGTCCCGGCAGGGGATGAAATCACGCAAGGGGAGCATAACTGACGTTATGAGGAACAAGTAAGGTTAAGCGGACAAGTGCCGGGCCTGAGATTAGCGGCTGCTCCAGATCTCCGCAGCTGATGGCAGAGGATCCAATAATAACTGAGAGATTGTATCAAGTTCGCCAGACCTGCGATGTCACCATCGCATTGGCTTATGATGATATGCTAGGGGCTTGACATCGCAACATTGGATTTATTGCTGATTGGGAAGGATAAGCCGCTTATGGTGGGGGAATCTGATACGAATGGTGTGTTAATCAAGTTTTTTTCTCTTATGGTCTCCAAAGGTTCATGGTGAGCATTCAAAATGTGGTAGATGCTGACTTTGATGCGATTCATCGCGACAAGACAACAGTACCAGTACCACCTCACAATATGCGCAGCCAACGCAGTAAAGAAATTTTTCAAATAAATCTGACCCAGATCAAAATACAATAAAATCTTGGAGACAAAGGCTTAGGCGGGGTATGAGTCTGGATTGCACGTCGCCTTGCCGGCGAGCTTAATTAGGGCGAGTTGCGCGAAGCAACAGCACTATCACGCCATGCTTGGCCCGCATTTGCTAGCAgcaaccacctcctcttctcttcctcccatgcACTACATAGACTGCATTAAATGCAGCACACCCTCGACGCGAAGAGTACAGGAACCTATGTTGGATTTAAATGGACTTTAATGATCATGTCCGCAGGATATCCAAAAATAGTCAAGGGCATCCTCCTAGCCATTCATAGATCTGGTTGGCTGCAGCCATGGCTCGGTTCGAGTGAAACGATGATTGATAACCACAGCACTGACTTCTTAACTTTCTTGCATTATCATTGCACCATTGACATGCCCGATCGGCGAGTCATGCTGGCTTACACGACCTTCCCGTGGCTCGCGTAACTCCTTGTCCAAGTTCCCAGCATATCCGACTGCAGTATCTCCGTGATACCTGACAGCCGGAAAATGGCGTCAATCCATACCCCGCAGGGATTGCGTGACAAAAGACGGATATTCGGAATGAGAGCAGAATATATATGGTTGCTGTTCTCTCTGCAGGATGCTTTCTAGATATCACCACAAAAACAGCACAGCTGTCATAGTTGCACCTGCAGACATCCAACATGGCCCCATCTCTGGTTGAAGAAACCCCTCTGTCGCTTCGGGCGGCACCTAAGACTACGCTTAAGACCGATGCTGGCTTTAATAAGGAGAACGTGATTGGCTATGGAGAGGCTTACAAGCATGAGAACGAGCTGAAGGGAACTGAGAAGCAGCCACCAGCTTCTTTCCCCAACTATCTTCCTGTCTGGGACAACGAAACAGAAAGGTAACTTACACTATCCATAGATCTATTCCCATCACACTGACAACCATAGATACCCTCCCCTTCAGCCCTTCGAGCACTACGACCACGGAAAGGATGCCGACCCGACCTTCCCTGACCTCCTACCCAAGGACAAAGCCGAAGTAGACGACATTACACCGACCATTGGCACCGAAGTCCGCGGCGTCCAGCTGAGCCAACTgaccaaggaaggaaaagaccAGCTGGCTTTGTACGTAGCTCAGCGAAAGGTCGTTGGTAAGatccccttctccaagacGAGAAGACTTCCCATTAACAAACCCTATTAGCATTCCGCGACCAAGACTTCGCACACCTGCCCATCGAGAAAGCCCTAGAATTCGGTGGCTACTTTGGCAGACATCACATCCACCAGACCTCTGGAGCACCCAAGGGCTTTCCGGAGATTCATCTCGTGCACAGAGGTGCCGATGACAGAAGCGGAGCTGAATTCCTATCCCAAcgcaccaacaccatcactTGGCACTCGGACGTGACCTTCGAGAAGCAGCCCCCTGGCACGACCTTCCTGTACATCCTGGACGGGCCATCAAGCGGTGGAGACACTCTCTTCGCCGACATGGCACAGGCATACAGACGT of Aspergillus luchuensis IFO 4308 DNA, chromosome 7, nearly complete sequence contains these proteins:
- a CDS encoding TauD/TfdA dioxygenase family protein (COG:I;~EggNog:ENOG410PHDX;~InterPro:IPR042098,IPR003819;~PFAM:PF02668;~go_function: GO:0016491 - oxidoreductase activity [Evidence IEA];~go_process: GO:0055114 - oxidation-reduction process [Evidence IEA]): MAPSLVEETPLSLRAAPKTTLKTDAGFNKENVIGYGEAYKHENELKGTEKQPPASFPNYLPVWDNETERYPPLQPFEHYDHGKDADPTFPDLLPKDKAEVDDITPTIGTEVRGVQLSQLTKEGKDQLALYVAQRKVVAFRDQDFAHLPIEKALEFGGYFGRHHIHQTSGAPKGFPEIHLVHRGADDRSGAEFLSQRTNTITWHSDVTFEKQPPGTTFLYILDGPSSGGDTLFADMAQAYRRLSPEFRKRLHGLKAVHSGIEQVNNSLNKGGIARRDPITSEHPIVRTHPVTGEKALFVNPQFTRYIVGYKKEESDYLLKFLYDHIALSQDLQTRVRWRPGTVVVWDNRVVTHSALFDWEDGQRRHHARITPQAEAPYETPFEG
- a CDS encoding uncharacterized protein (COG:S;~EggNog:ENOG410PR0V;~InterPro:IPR011051), which encodes MVETYPIGTRKECERLVKDWGFKHVFTWADGSNAHYPPHSHGGVTTHLIRQGSLTITYPDDNAKLHNGEVKKETFGVGARLDVPAGKLHEVWIGDSGCEYVIGE
- a CDS encoding putative transporter (COG:G;~EggNog:ENOG410Q18W;~InterPro:IPR020846,IPR011701,IPR036259;~PFAM:PF07690,PF00083;~TransMembrane:10 (i161-179o191-210i222-244o256-278i326-349o369-388i400-421o427-449i461-482o497-517i);~go_function: GO:0022857 - transmembrane transporter activity [Evidence IEA];~go_process: GO:0055085 - transmembrane transport [Evidence IEA]) — encoded protein: MTTDGVKEVPADTASANEDTKKNPDVSTSSASSSSLTDSEHRVAKVTDCAFDTTEDPRFYKPIPEYESAHRWDPYFEWTEEEEKALIRKIDIRVCTFACVTFFALQLDRGNIVQANSDSMLGDLGMTTNDYNNGQTIFYLTFLFAELPSQLLSKKVGPDRWIPIQMIAWSFVAAFQAFLKNRAGYFACRALLGLLEGGFIADTILFLSFFYKSKELPQRLSYFWVSYEATSIVGAFLAFGFLHIHGSGGYTGGWRYLFAFEGLITGTIGIIAAFWMPASPTQTKGGLRGKDGWFNEREEKILVNRVLRDDPSKGSMHNRQAVTPKMLWHALCDYDMWPIYLLGLTWMIPNTPATNYITLELKSLGFGTFETNLLTIPAYVIFIINLLFWTWISERFNQRLLLGVVSEFWCLVLLIALEVLPDGASAWARWIINALLIGAPYVHAIIVAMTSRNAGSVRTRTVASAVYNMMVQASSIIASQIYQDKDKPYYRVGNKVLIAISVFSMALFIGAKFYYIWRNKYNAARWNAMSSEEREEYLEANKDLGNKRLDFRFTH
- a CDS encoding uncharacterized protein (COG:E;~EggNog:ENOG410PIEB;~InterPro:IPR002293;~SECRETED:SignalP(1-23);~TransMembrane:5 (n8-19c23/24o47-67i101-123o129-151i171-193o205-222i);~go_component: GO:0016020 - membrane [Evidence IEA];~go_function: GO:0022857 - transmembrane transporter activity [Evidence IEA];~go_process: GO:0055085 - transmembrane transport [Evidence IEA]), yielding MAACSLNGVLAFVVMVTLCFTLGDVDEVLDSATGYPFIQVFFNATKSYAATNAMTAIVTMSLIASVITEVATASRQLWSFARDGGVPLASFFGHVNPNWNIPLNAVLVSLVLTMLLSLINIGSTVALDALITLTVGALLNSYIVTVSCVAWKRIRGEPLPPHRWSLGRWGLWVNLGALAFLIPEFVFVMFPLYSTVDPENMNWSSLMYGGMLIFSIIYYALYGRKTYVPPVALVKREI
- a CDS encoding uncharacterized protein (COG:E;~EggNog:ENOG410PIEB;~TransMembrane:2 (i59-80o92-111i)): MPDNIELTTTKGGNNISTVFADEGLAKGHVAQKYIGTMADQRDMQALGKEQVLRRNFRFISIVAFGCTLIASWEVMLTMMSSPLVDGGTAGFIWGFVVVSVGVLLLFASLAEMASMAPTAGGQYHWVS